In Oscillospiraceae bacterium, a genomic segment contains:
- a CDS encoding zinc ribbon domain-containing protein, translated as MSKFCTTCGKAFISGDKFCQQCGAAAVCETTASVTPEPLIQSTQSATAYYPFLRPQNPAKGRIFLLVMGILYVLAGASGIMVALWGLVGGGDITAIFTELFNDLSGLYYDLGINGGFWDSFIPTATTTMWTIYFGFAALVGGFDLFIGIMGITNREKLEKAKFLRTLAIISMVQIAISAVLVALAWGGWFGLAIGFGGMFAFIYPVLYLVGAQQNLKAHQEKQ; from the coding sequence ATGTCCAAATTCTGCACAACCTGCGGCAAAGCTTTTATTTCTGGCGACAAATTCTGCCAACAATGCGGCGCAGCGGCCGTCTGTGAAACAACCGCGTCCGTTACACCTGAACCCCTAATACAATCCACGCAATCCGCTACAGCATATTATCCATTTCTGCGCCCGCAGAATCCTGCTAAAGGGCGCATATTCTTGCTTGTTATGGGCATCCTGTACGTTCTTGCGGGCGCATCCGGCATAATGGTAGCACTTTGGGGGCTGGTTGGCGGCGGCGACATTACCGCTATCTTTACCGAGCTTTTCAATGATCTTTCCGGCCTTTACTACGACCTTGGTATAAACGGCGGATTTTGGGATTCGTTTATTCCAACGGCGACGACCACAATGTGGACGATTTACTTTGGTTTTGCAGCGCTTGTCGGCGGATTCGACTTGTTTATAGGCATTATGGGCATCACCAACCGCGAAAAACTGGAAAAAGCCAAATTCTTGCGCACGCTGGCTATCATTTCAATGGTGCAGATCGCGATTTCCGCTGTACTGGTCGCGCTGGCATGGGGCGGCTGGTTCGGTCTCGCCATAGGATTTGGCGGCATGTTTGCATTTATATACCCGGTGCTGTACCTCGTCGGCGCACAACAAAACCTGAAAGCGCATCAAGAAAAGCAATAG
- a CDS encoding spore maturation protein A, which yields MLSWSWIIMVAASLGYALLTGNAASLATGAFDGAAQAVQLCIAMAGILCLWSGVMAVMRASGLAGGLAKLLSPVLGLIFPSARHDNEAMEAISANVSANLLGLGNAATPAGVRAAKRLQKINGDGSLACKDLVALLVMNTASIQLIPATVGGVRASLGAASPFDILLPVWLTSIVAMAFSLAAIKILQAFSSKIDSQCHNVLL from the coding sequence ATGCTCTCTTGGTCTTGGATCATCATGGTGGCGGCTTCTCTGGGCTACGCACTGCTCACAGGCAATGCGGCATCCCTTGCCACAGGCGCGTTTGACGGTGCGGCGCAGGCTGTGCAACTATGCATCGCTATGGCAGGCATTCTTTGCCTGTGGTCGGGCGTAATGGCGGTCATGCGGGCATCGGGACTTGCAGGTGGATTAGCAAAATTGCTTTCGCCTGTGCTGGGCCTGATTTTTCCCTCGGCAAGACATGACAACGAGGCGATGGAGGCCATCAGTGCCAATGTTTCGGCAAATTTGCTGGGGCTGGGCAACGCAGCGACGCCGGCAGGCGTACGTGCGGCAAAGCGGTTGCAAAAAATCAATGGCGATGGCAGCTTGGCCTGCAAAGATTTAGTGGCCCTGCTTGTCATGAACACAGCCTCCATTCAGCTGATTCCCGCGACCGTTGGCGGCGTGCGTGCATCACTGGGCGCGGCGTCGCCATTTGATATATTACTTCCTGTGTGGCTGACGTCGATTGTCGCTATGGCATTTTCACTGGCGGCGATTAAAATATTGCAGGCGTTTTCTTCAAAGATTGACAGCCAATGCCATAATGTGCTATTATAA
- a CDS encoding HAMP domain-containing histidine kinase has protein sequence MRVHKDKKKARLRQRILAAFSLVLFFSLLVLAVGFNIAIRLLSASDSYYYAEQDTTGRAGITLFVLVGIMFVVSVVVTYFLSNSITRPIERLGKFALGIGNGNFDTNDFTFRDIELENLNAALNKSVRQLGVYDSAQKDFFQNASHELRTPLMSIKVYAEGIIYDLMDAKQAGETILEETDRLSELVANLLYIAKIDNVDSIATLYAAEKVDLKEVIKTCTARQQAVADKKQIVFSFDSDDDAIFYICSAELMARAVDNLISNAIRYAMSTITLSCRKEDNNIVIRIADDGNGIESEVLPHVFERFYKGMGGNTGIGLSIVKSIADRHDGWVTAENVNNGGAAFTITLPDDTTQRR, from the coding sequence ATGAGAGTGCATAAGGACAAAAAGAAAGCAAGGCTGCGTCAAAGAATTCTCGCGGCGTTTTCGCTGGTGCTGTTCTTTTCGCTGCTGGTGCTGGCGGTGGGATTCAATATCGCCATTCGGCTGCTTTCGGCCAGCGACAGCTATTATTACGCCGAGCAGGACACGACCGGCCGAGCGGGCATAACGCTGTTTGTGTTGGTCGGGATTATGTTTGTTGTGTCTGTGGTTGTCACTTACTTTTTATCCAACTCTATCACGCGCCCCATTGAAAGGTTGGGTAAGTTTGCGTTGGGGATAGGAAACGGCAATTTTGATACAAATGACTTCACCTTTCGAGACATTGAGCTGGAAAACTTAAACGCTGCTTTGAATAAATCGGTGCGACAGTTGGGGGTATATGACAGTGCGCAAAAAGACTTTTTCCAAAACGCCTCACATGAGTTGCGCACGCCGTTAATGTCCATCAAAGTTTACGCCGAAGGCATTATTTACGACCTGATGGACGCAAAGCAGGCGGGTGAGACCATTTTGGAGGAAACTGATAGATTGTCCGAGTTGGTTGCAAACTTGCTGTACATCGCTAAAATTGACAATGTTGATAGCATCGCAACGCTCTACGCTGCCGAGAAGGTTGACTTGAAAGAGGTCATTAAAACGTGCACTGCGCGGCAACAGGCTGTTGCCGATAAAAAGCAAATTGTTTTTAGCTTTGATTCTGATGATGACGCCATTTTTTATATATGTTCCGCCGAGTTGATGGCGCGGGCTGTCGATAATCTTATCTCCAATGCAATCCGCTATGCCATGTCCACGATTACGCTTTCTTGCCGAAAGGAAGATAACAATATCGTTATCCGCATTGCAGATGATGGTAATGGCATAGAATCTGAAGTCCTGCCCCATGTTTTCGAGCGTTTTTATAAGGGTATGGGCGGAAACACAGGCATTGGGTTGTCTATTGTCAAGTCAATCGCTGACCGCCACGACGGTTGGGTGACAGCGGAAAATGTAAATAATGGCGGTGCGGCTTTTACCATAACGTTGCCTGATGATACGACACAGAGGAGATAA